In Streptomyces capitiformicae, one genomic interval encodes:
- a CDS encoding DUF418 domain-containing protein: MTQRMDAAMPPVDEKSPTDGRAEPSTGTPRMPGVGRLIGLDLARGLAVFGMFAAHVGPDPSEGGVIGFLMELAHGRSSALFAFLAGFAVVLITGRSVPKTGRAGRQAVAKVIIRAVILLAVGSALTMTGTPVEVILAFYGVYFLLVLPLYQLSAGPLAVIAAGTALVMPQVLYVVKQVLGYGGSPLPGEPEGPLSLLITGTYPALTWIPFVIAGMAVARLDLTATAVRARLALTGVVLAVIGYGGSWLTLHAVPGALSAIGESGFGGNPSSAWWSDTAGFPSGDTPYWLLVASPHSETTLSILGNTGVAIAVVTVCLAAMDAFPRLRHLAGPVIAVGSMSLTAYVLHIVGIQLLGIDELPGSPLHVLVGFIVSVMAFAMLWSRYGARGPLEWLMAKATDIARHVR, encoded by the coding sequence ATGACACAGCGCATGGATGCCGCGATGCCTCCGGTCGACGAGAAGTCCCCGACCGACGGCAGGGCCGAACCCTCGACCGGCACGCCACGCATGCCCGGCGTGGGCCGGCTGATCGGCCTGGACCTGGCCCGCGGCCTCGCCGTATTCGGCATGTTCGCGGCCCACGTCGGACCCGATCCGAGCGAGGGCGGAGTGATCGGCTTCCTGATGGAGCTGGCCCATGGCCGCTCCTCCGCTCTCTTCGCCTTCCTGGCGGGCTTCGCCGTCGTGCTCATCACCGGGCGCAGCGTGCCGAAGACGGGCCGGGCAGGACGCCAAGCCGTCGCCAAGGTGATCATCCGGGCCGTGATCCTGCTGGCCGTGGGCTCGGCGCTGACCATGACCGGCACCCCGGTCGAGGTGATCCTCGCCTTCTACGGCGTGTACTTCCTGCTCGTCCTGCCGCTGTACCAGCTCAGTGCCGGCCCTCTGGCGGTGATCGCGGCGGGCACGGCCCTCGTCATGCCGCAGGTGCTGTACGTGGTGAAGCAGGTGCTCGGCTACGGCGGATCGCCCTTGCCCGGTGAGCCCGAAGGACCCCTCTCCTTGCTCATCACCGGCACCTATCCGGCCCTGACGTGGATTCCGTTCGTCATCGCCGGCATGGCCGTGGCCCGCCTCGACCTGACCGCCACCGCCGTACGCGCACGCCTCGCGCTGACCGGCGTCGTGCTCGCGGTCATCGGCTACGGCGGCTCCTGGCTGACGCTCCATGCTGTGCCCGGCGCGCTGTCCGCCATCGGTGAGTCGGGATTCGGCGGGAACCCGTCGAGCGCATGGTGGTCCGACACGGCCGGCTTCCCGTCCGGTGACACCCCCTACTGGCTGCTGGTGGCCTCTCCGCACAGCGAGACGACCCTGTCGATCCTCGGCAACACCGGCGTGGCGATCGCCGTCGTGACCGTCTGCCTCGCCGCCATGGACGCCTTCCCCCGCCTGCGCCACCTGGCCGGGCCGGTCATCGCGGTCGGCTCCATGTCGCTGACGGCCTACGTCCTGCACATCGTGGGCATCCAACTCCTGGGCATCGACGAACTGCCCGGCTCGCCGCTGCATGTGCTGGTCGGCTTCATCGTGAGTGTCATGGCTTTCGCGATGCTCTGGTCGCGGTATGGCGCACGCGGCCCTCTGGAGTGGCTGATGGCCAAGGCGACCGACATCGCGCGCCACGTCCGGTGA
- a CDS encoding sensor histidine kinase: protein MPPFDQPPLGRPCFQLPRGARADAALALGTFVLVAVAEGQLLRSGEGSTPSLIASWLLIAAVCGALLLRRRYPVAVGWFTALATGGYHLWSDTDGPLVVVPIVALYAIAAQGRLQAAVAMAAAMVIGMSAGTFAGTSDINGTAVFMLAGWLVAVVALGTVRHGRAAHAEEEARLRATEERLRIARELHDVIGHNISMINVQAGAALHRLKKDPAQAEEALGAIKAGSRETLRELRATLGVLRRVDEEAPTAPAPGLARVDELAASAKPAGLTVRIVRTGVERSLPAPVDLAAYRIVQESLTNAAKHSGAGRVSIRLSYGDEELTLAVEDDGRGTAARPAGAGGGSGIAGMTERARALGGELAAGPRPEGGFAVRARVPYGSTGEPMEEGDR, encoded by the coding sequence GTGCCCCCTTTCGACCAACCCCCTTTAGGCCGGCCCTGTTTCCAGCTGCCCCGTGGCGCCCGAGCCGACGCCGCACTGGCTCTCGGGACGTTCGTGTTGGTAGCGGTCGCGGAGGGGCAGCTGCTGCGGAGCGGAGAGGGCTCGACGCCCTCGCTCATCGCGTCGTGGCTGCTGATCGCTGCGGTGTGCGGAGCGCTGCTGTTACGGCGCCGGTATCCGGTGGCGGTGGGATGGTTCACGGCGCTGGCCACGGGCGGCTACCACCTGTGGAGCGACACCGACGGTCCGTTGGTCGTGGTGCCGATCGTGGCGTTGTACGCCATCGCGGCCCAGGGCCGGTTGCAGGCCGCTGTCGCCATGGCGGCAGCGATGGTGATCGGCATGTCCGCGGGCACCTTCGCGGGCACCAGCGACATCAACGGCACGGCGGTGTTCATGCTCGCCGGCTGGCTGGTCGCCGTCGTGGCTCTCGGCACCGTGCGGCACGGCCGGGCGGCCCATGCCGAGGAGGAGGCGCGGCTGCGGGCCACCGAGGAGCGGCTGCGCATCGCTCGCGAGCTGCACGATGTGATCGGGCACAACATCTCGATGATCAACGTGCAGGCGGGTGCGGCGCTGCATCGACTGAAGAAGGACCCCGCACAGGCCGAGGAGGCGCTCGGCGCGATCAAGGCGGGCAGCCGGGAGACCCTACGGGAGCTTCGGGCCACCCTCGGGGTGCTCCGCCGGGTCGATGAGGAAGCGCCCACGGCGCCTGCGCCGGGACTCGCCCGGGTGGACGAGCTGGCGGCTTCGGCGAAGCCGGCGGGGCTCACGGTGCGGATCGTGCGGACCGGGGTGGAACGCTCGCTGCCCGCCCCGGTCGACTTGGCCGCGTACCGGATCGTGCAGGAGTCCCTGACCAACGCCGCCAAACACAGCGGCGCCGGGCGCGTCTCCATCCGACTCTCCTACGGAGACGAGGAGCTGACCCTGGCTGTCGAGGACGACGGCCGGGGCACGGCGGCCCGCCCGGCCGGGGCCGGTGGTGGCAGCGGGATCGCCGGCATGACCGAGCGGGCGCGGGCACTGGGCGGCGAACTGGCCGCAGGTCCGCGGCCGGAGGGCGGATTCGCGGTGCGGGCCCGGGTGCCGTACGGGAGCACAGGAGAGCCGATGGAGGAGGGCGACCGATGA
- a CDS encoding response regulator → MIRVLLADDQRLVRAGFRSILADEDDIEVVGEAADGQAAVSACRDLEPDVVLMDIRMPGMDGLEASRAIAGDERLASVKVVILTTFDLDDYVYGALRAGATGFLVKDTEPEELLQAVRVAARGDALISPSVTRRLIAEFAGRVKGPQPHPRLGVLTEREREVMQLVAAGLTNDEIAARLVLAQSTAKTHVSRIMSKLGARDRSQVVVMAYESGLVSPGWMAE, encoded by the coding sequence ATGATCAGGGTCCTGCTGGCGGATGACCAGAGGCTGGTGCGGGCCGGGTTCCGGTCGATACTCGCGGACGAGGACGACATCGAGGTGGTGGGCGAAGCCGCGGACGGGCAAGCCGCGGTCTCGGCCTGCCGCGACCTCGAGCCGGACGTGGTCCTGATGGACATTCGGATGCCGGGGATGGACGGTCTGGAAGCCTCCCGGGCGATCGCCGGGGACGAGCGGCTGGCATCGGTGAAGGTGGTCATCCTGACGACCTTCGATCTGGACGACTACGTGTACGGGGCGCTGCGAGCCGGGGCGACGGGCTTTCTGGTGAAGGACACGGAGCCGGAGGAACTGCTGCAGGCGGTGCGGGTCGCCGCCCGCGGTGATGCCCTGATCAGCCCGTCCGTCACGCGGCGGCTCATCGCCGAGTTCGCGGGCCGGGTGAAGGGCCCTCAGCCGCATCCCCGGCTCGGTGTCCTCACCGAACGGGAGCGTGAGGTCATGCAGTTGGTCGCAGCGGGGCTCACGAACGACGAGATCGCGGCGCGCCTTGTGCTGGCACAGTCGACGGCGAAGACGCATGTCAGCCGGATCATGTCGAAGCTGGGGGCGCGGGACAGGTCGCAGGTCGTGGTGATGGCGTACGAGTCGGGCCTGGTCAGCCCGGGCTGGATGGCGGAGTAG
- a CDS encoding MMPL family transporter, with protein sequence MSSTRGTAAPLALPTPPVRPDRPRGGRFGSLAGWAQRHRWAALLIWVAVLVTVTLGSQAAGSAYKNDFSLPGTDSQAATDLFTKHGSAQAGDSVDIVLKDRQGIDAPKATVEQMLAEVERLPGVAEVRSPYTDASAVSDDGTIGYATVTLDAKAEAIPKEDVTAIIDTAKSAETDGLQIEVGGEAVRGAEEKGSPIAELAGVVAALVILGLLFGSLVAASVPLLTALFAVGAALGLIVLASHVFTIADFTPPITMLVGLGVGVDYALLIFYRYRHELTDGADPAAAGRKALDAAGRTVFFAGCTVIIALLGLVALGLGSLQGVALALALTVLTTMAASLVLLPALLALFGKRIQRHVLKHAAKTESKGQAEGRRWRALASAVQRRPLLSLLVAVLALLALSAPALGLRLGFADAGNDPRATTSRQAYDLLAEGFGPGFNGPLVVVAQGDETAGRAVQLELAKTEGVAAASPAMPSEDGALSTVIVYPQTAPQDAGTTDLLHRLRDDVAPRVEQDTGAEILVGGVTAASQDFADTVSKRLPLFVAVVVGLSSLLLMLVFRSILIPVKAALLNLLSITAALGAMTLVFQHGLFGVQPGPVEAFLPVLIFAIVFGLSMDYEVFLVSRMHEEWERTKDHSLAVREGLASTGKVITAAGAIMIVVFGAFMLSADRMLQQFGLGLAVAILMDALVIRCLIVPALMHLMGKWAWWLPAPLARRLPKVALERPADS encoded by the coding sequence ATGTCTTCCACCCGCGGCACAGCCGCGCCTCTTGCCCTGCCCACACCACCGGTCCGGCCGGACCGGCCGCGCGGCGGCCGGTTCGGATCCCTGGCCGGCTGGGCGCAGCGTCACCGCTGGGCCGCCCTGCTGATCTGGGTGGCCGTCCTGGTCACGGTCACGCTGGGATCGCAGGCCGCAGGCTCCGCGTACAAGAACGACTTCTCCCTGCCGGGCACCGATTCCCAGGCCGCCACCGACCTGTTCACGAAGCACGGCTCCGCCCAGGCCGGGGACAGCGTCGACATCGTGCTCAAGGACAGGCAGGGCATCGACGCGCCCAAGGCGACCGTCGAGCAGATGCTGGCCGAGGTCGAACGCTTGCCGGGCGTCGCCGAGGTACGCAGTCCGTACACCGACGCCTCCGCCGTCTCGGACGACGGCACGATCGGCTACGCCACCGTCACCCTTGACGCCAAGGCCGAGGCCATCCCGAAGGAGGACGTCACCGCGATCATCGACACCGCCAAGAGCGCCGAGACGGACGGTCTCCAGATCGAGGTCGGCGGCGAGGCTGTGCGTGGCGCCGAGGAGAAGGGAAGCCCGATCGCGGAACTGGCCGGCGTCGTGGCCGCCCTGGTCATCCTCGGGCTGCTCTTCGGCTCACTGGTGGCGGCCTCCGTGCCGCTGCTCACCGCCCTCTTCGCGGTCGGCGCCGCCCTTGGACTGATCGTTCTCGCCTCGCACGTCTTCACCATCGCCGACTTCACGCCGCCCATCACGATGCTCGTCGGACTCGGCGTCGGCGTCGACTACGCCCTGCTGATCTTCTACCGCTACCGCCACGAACTCACCGACGGCGCCGACCCGGCCGCGGCCGGCCGCAAGGCCCTGGACGCCGCCGGCCGCACGGTCTTCTTCGCCGGCTGCACGGTGATCATCGCCCTCCTCGGCCTGGTCGCGCTCGGCCTCGGCTCGCTGCAGGGCGTGGCCCTCGCCCTGGCCCTGACCGTGCTGACCACCATGGCCGCCTCGCTGGTCCTGCTGCCCGCACTGCTGGCGCTCTTCGGCAAACGCATCCAGCGCCATGTGCTCAAGCACGCGGCCAAGACCGAGTCCAAGGGCCAGGCCGAAGGCCGCCGTTGGCGGGCCCTGGCCTCCGCCGTACAGCGCCGTCCGCTGCTGTCACTGCTGGTCGCCGTCCTTGCCCTGCTGGCCCTGTCCGCACCGGCCCTCGGCCTGCGCCTCGGTTTCGCCGACGCGGGCAACGACCCGAGGGCGACGACCTCCAGGCAGGCGTACGACCTGCTCGCCGAGGGTTTCGGCCCGGGCTTCAACGGTCCCCTGGTCGTCGTGGCCCAAGGAGACGAAACAGCAGGCAGGGCCGTCCAGTTGGAGCTGGCCAAGACCGAGGGTGTAGCGGCGGCGAGCCCCGCGATGCCCTCCGAGGACGGCGCCCTGTCCACCGTGATCGTCTACCCGCAGACGGCACCGCAGGACGCAGGCACCACCGATCTCCTGCACCGCCTGCGCGACGACGTGGCCCCGAGGGTGGAGCAGGACACCGGCGCCGAGATCCTGGTCGGCGGGGTCACCGCCGCCTCCCAGGACTTCGCGGACACGGTCTCCAAGCGGCTGCCGCTCTTCGTCGCCGTCGTCGTCGGCCTCTCCTCACTGCTGCTGATGCTGGTCTTCCGGTCGATCCTGATCCCCGTCAAGGCGGCCCTGCTCAACCTGCTCTCGATCACCGCCGCGCTCGGCGCCATGACTCTCGTGTTCCAGCACGGCTTGTTCGGGGTGCAGCCGGGCCCGGTCGAGGCCTTCCTCCCCGTGCTGATCTTCGCGATCGTGTTCGGGCTCTCCATGGACTACGAGGTGTTCCTGGTCTCGCGGATGCATGAGGAGTGGGAGCGTACGAAGGATCACTCCCTCGCCGTACGGGAAGGACTGGCCTCCACCGGCAAGGTGATCACGGCGGCCGGGGCCATCATGATCGTGGTGTTCGGCGCCTTCATGCTGAGTGCCGACCGGATGCTCCAGCAGTTCGGCCTCGGCCTCGCGGTGGCGATCCTGATGGATGCCCTCGTCATCCGCTGCCTGATCGTCCCGGCCCTCATGCATCTGATGGGCAAGTGGGCCTGGTGGCTGCCTGCCCCGCTCGCCCGGCGGCTGCCCAAGGTGGCGCTCGAACGCCCCGCGGACAGCTGA
- a CDS encoding PucR family transcriptional regulator has product MNDNDPAGQGPTRPLTVADVLALPVLAAGQPQVVTGVPHLDRPVRWVHITELTDPASFLKGGELVLTTGMPLPEDAAGVRRYVDELADIGAAALVIELVRRYHRPPDALVDACRLRGLPLVTLAKDVNFLEVTQVVHALLLGNQTDAMRRTQRIHEAFTALTLRGAGPEDVVRAAAEMSGHTVVLENLVHQALICEPSGNTVEEALTDWEQRSRATGAGDHTAICGPEGWLAAPVEYQGERWGRVAMLPALLPARANDGPAFGPEDITVLERTAMALTVARLIHPTPWESTAHRNALRDLVEQRHRSAEHARAHCAALGLPTDRSRFVAALVDLRTGNGETEAETRLFQELRTAGIPALVGELAPDRLGVLLALRPPQPWRPLVERLCRTALSLVPQAVVSVGSEVTDLSDTARSFREAARVAEATPPGQPLPPDRSFHELSDIGLRRLLYALREDPRIQEYTERQLGRLIDHDAQHGTDLLTTLRHYLDAAGNKTTAARRGGLSRETMYQRLRTIERLLDRDLESGGQRTELHTALTALDVLRAH; this is encoded by the coding sequence GTGAACGACAACGACCCGGCCGGCCAAGGGCCCACCCGTCCGCTCACCGTGGCCGACGTCCTGGCCCTTCCCGTCCTGGCCGCCGGACAGCCCCAGGTCGTCACCGGCGTGCCCCACCTGGACCGGCCGGTCAGGTGGGTCCACATCACCGAGCTGACCGACCCCGCGTCGTTCCTCAAGGGCGGCGAACTGGTCCTCACCACCGGTATGCCACTGCCCGAGGACGCGGCCGGCGTGCGCCGGTACGTCGACGAACTCGCCGACATCGGTGCCGCGGCGCTGGTCATCGAACTCGTACGCCGCTATCACCGTCCGCCGGACGCGCTCGTCGACGCCTGCCGTCTGCGCGGCCTGCCCCTCGTCACCCTGGCCAAGGACGTCAACTTCCTTGAGGTCACCCAGGTCGTGCACGCGCTCCTGCTCGGCAACCAGACGGACGCCATGCGCCGCACGCAGCGCATCCACGAGGCGTTCACCGCCCTCACCCTGCGCGGAGCCGGTCCGGAGGACGTGGTGCGCGCGGCGGCGGAGATGAGCGGCCACACGGTCGTCCTGGAGAACCTGGTACACCAGGCACTGATCTGCGAGCCGTCCGGAAACACGGTGGAGGAAGCGCTCACCGACTGGGAACAGCGCTCGAGAGCCACCGGGGCCGGCGACCATACGGCGATCTGCGGCCCGGAGGGCTGGCTCGCGGCACCGGTGGAGTACCAGGGCGAACGCTGGGGCCGTGTGGCCATGCTCCCCGCTCTGCTCCCCGCTCGCGCCAACGACGGGCCGGCCTTCGGCCCGGAGGACATCACCGTGCTGGAGAGGACCGCGATGGCACTGACCGTCGCCCGCCTCATCCACCCCACCCCCTGGGAAAGCACCGCACACCGAAACGCCCTGCGCGACCTGGTCGAACAGCGCCACCGCTCCGCCGAGCACGCGCGCGCCCACTGCGCCGCGCTGGGTCTGCCGACCGATCGAAGCCGCTTCGTCGCGGCCTTGGTGGACCTCCGCACAGGGAACGGGGAAACCGAAGCCGAAACCCGCCTGTTCCAGGAGCTCCGGACGGCAGGCATCCCGGCCCTCGTCGGCGAACTGGCCCCCGACCGGCTGGGCGTCCTGCTGGCTCTGCGTCCGCCCCAGCCCTGGCGTCCCCTCGTCGAACGACTGTGCCGCACGGCACTGAGCCTGGTCCCGCAGGCAGTCGTGAGTGTCGGTTCCGAGGTCACGGACCTCTCCGACACCGCCCGCTCCTTCCGCGAGGCGGCCCGAGTCGCCGAGGCCACCCCACCCGGCCAGCCCCTCCCCCCGGACCGGTCCTTCCACGAGCTGTCCGACATCGGCCTGCGCCGCCTCCTGTACGCCCTCCGCGAGGACCCCCGAATCCAGGAGTACACCGAGCGGCAACTCGGGCGACTCATCGACCACGACGCCCAGCACGGCACCGACCTGCTGACGACCCTGCGCCACTACCTCGACGCGGCCGGCAACAAGACCACCGCCGCACGCCGGGGCGGCCTCTCCCGCGAAACCATGTACCAACGCCTGCGCACCATCGAGCGTCTCCTCGACCGCGACCTGGAATCGGGCGGCCAGCGCACCGAACTTCACACGGCTCTCACAGCACTCGATGTCTTGCGAGCCCACTGA
- a CDS encoding aspartate aminotransferase family protein, which produces MTALSPHLRQATPVVAARGEGVHLYDQDGRRYLDFTAGIGVTSTGHCHPKVVAAAQEQVGTLIHGQYTTVMHQPLRRLVEKLGEVLPAGLDSLFFTNSGSEAVEAALRLARQATGRPNVIVCHGGFHGRTVAAASMTTSGTRFRSGFSPLMSGVVVTPFPAAYRYGWDEEAATRFALKELDYTLQTISSPADTAAIIVEPVLGEGGYVPANRAFMEGLRERADRHGFLLILDEVQTGVGRTGRFWGHDHFGVTPDILVTAKGLASGFPLSGIAASEELMSKAWPGSQGGTYGANAVACAAACATLDVVRDERLVENAEAMGKRLRQGLEAVADRTPGIGDVRGLGLMLATEFVTEDGSPDPETAARVQRAAIDEGLLLLLCGAWNQVVRMIPALVIDETAVDEGLQAWATAVEAGTSGAAGR; this is translated from the coding sequence ATGACCGCACTGTCGCCACACCTTCGCCAGGCCACGCCCGTGGTGGCGGCCCGGGGCGAGGGTGTCCACCTCTATGACCAGGACGGCCGCCGCTATCTGGACTTCACGGCCGGCATCGGCGTGACCAGCACCGGGCACTGCCACCCCAAGGTCGTGGCGGCGGCGCAGGAGCAGGTGGGCACGCTGATCCACGGCCAGTACACGACGGTCATGCACCAGCCGCTGCGGCGTCTGGTCGAGAAGCTCGGCGAGGTGCTGCCGGCCGGCCTGGACAGCCTGTTCTTCACCAACTCCGGCAGCGAGGCGGTGGAGGCCGCGCTGCGGCTCGCCCGCCAGGCCACCGGCCGCCCCAACGTCATCGTCTGCCACGGCGGCTTCCACGGCCGTACGGTCGCCGCCGCCTCCATGACGACCTCCGGCACTCGCTTCCGGTCCGGCTTCTCCCCGCTGATGAGCGGTGTCGTCGTCACCCCCTTCCCGGCGGCCTACCGCTACGGCTGGGACGAGGAGGCCGCGACCCGCTTCGCCCTGAAGGAACTGGACTACACGCTCCAGACGATCTCCTCGCCCGCCGACACGGCCGCGATCATCGTCGAGCCGGTGCTCGGCGAGGGCGGATACGTCCCCGCGAACCGCGCCTTCATGGAGGGCCTGCGGGAGCGCGCGGACCGCCACGGCTTCCTGCTGATCCTCGACGAGGTGCAGACCGGCGTCGGCCGCACCGGCCGCTTCTGGGGTCACGACCACTTCGGTGTCACGCCCGACATCCTCGTCACCGCCAAGGGCCTCGCCAGCGGGTTCCCGCTGTCCGGCATCGCCGCCTCCGAGGAGCTGATGAGCAAGGCGTGGCCCGGCTCGCAGGGCGGCACGTACGGCGCCAACGCCGTCGCCTGCGCCGCGGCCTGCGCCACCCTCGACGTCGTACGCGACGAAAGGCTCGTCGAGAACGCCGAGGCGATGGGCAAGCGGCTGCGCCAGGGACTGGAGGCGGTGGCCGATCGGACGCCGGGCATCGGCGACGTCCGCGGCCTCGGCCTCATGCTGGCCACCGAGTTCGTCACCGAGGACGGCAGCCCCGACCCCGAGACCGCCGCCCGCGTGCAGCGCGCCGCCATCGACGAGGGCCTGCTCCTGCTGCTGTGCGGCGCCTGGAACCAGGTCGTACGCATGATCCCGGCACTCGTCATCGACGAAACGGCGGTGGACGAGGGCCTCCAGGCATGGGCGACCGCGGTGGAGGCCGGCACATCGGGAGCGGCAGGGCGATGA